Proteins encoded together in one Porites lutea chromosome 2, jaPorLute2.1, whole genome shotgun sequence window:
- the LOC140926692 gene encoding E3 ubiquitin-protein ligase TRIM71-like, with protein MANRGTRKSVAFRDEGPEGIWCKYCSKVYDDPKLLPCLHTFCKRCIGLITEENGDSLFCPICRSEVALPSKNVEDLKSNVIVLRKLEEFDRQKLRQREEDCSGCENGRNIAANRCLQCQEFLCGDCTLAHRRVKFTREHEILSLEEFVDRTNPKDDSSFMTCANHNTEDIDMYCKTCDLLTCKECRRTVDHEGHEIVSLQNGVDSTKPTLLSLLDATQKNIPTLQRSVYEIIKVYGRWQNKIDDISWQIRRTSRRLIQAIKEREHQLLKELNTIKDNRCSVLVKQKEEIERNLVCTIDGCDFSEEILKQGRDADILMVNNLICQRLCELQEIKTDGDLSSVKIGFDPDERPILEAIKDAFGSISVGHEPPEQANEDQIQLKGSLPNGGSSVSFASVEDEEASAGSLSSESQESRTGTRLAASVPSLNDPNSSKKAKGRRFSFPALTIGKKASEPVGKLTPTEFVIPTTDSRGRPREVAVQLESPDGSVISAQVLDNKNGTYSIFYCPRSPGDHNLFVSLTSKHIKHGRRILNFYGSFSGLKSEELSLVCKTLCLIKWHVTPGMVEVKDGKKRPGEIGFKEVGQSEA; from the coding sequence ATGGCTAATCGAGGTACTCGAAAATCTGTGGCATTTCGAGATGAAGGTCCTGAAGGTATCTGGTGCAAATATTGCAGCAAAGTGTATGATGATCCAAAACTGTTGCCTTGTTTACATACGTTTTGTAAACGATGTATTGGCTTAATTACCGAGGAAAATGGTGACTCTTTGTTCTGTCCTATATGCCGTTCGGAGGTTGCCCTACCGTCGAAAAATGTCGAAGATTTAAAATCGAATGTTATTGTTCTAAGAAAACTCGAAGAATTTGACAGGCAAAAGTTACGACAACGAGAAGAAGACTGTAGTGGTTGCGAAAATGGTCGCAATATAGCAGCTAATAGGTGCTTACAATGCCAAGAATTTCTCTGTGGAGATTGCACCCTGGCTCATCGCAGAGTGAAGTTTACTCGAGAACATGAAATCTTGTCTCTTGAAGAGTTTGTAGATCGAACGAATCCTAAGGACGATTCGTCATTTATGACTTGCGCTAATCACAACACTGAGGATATAGATATGTATTGTAAGACTTGTGATTTATTGACGTGTAAGGAGTGTAGAAGGACTGTCGATCACGAAGGACATGAAATTGTCTCTTTACAAAATGGAGTGGATTCCACTAAACCAACACTTTTGTCGTTACTGGATGcaacacaaaaaaatattcctACTCTTCAGAGGTCGGTGTACGAAATTATTAAGGTATACGGTCGGTGGCAAAACAAAATCGATGACATCTCGTGGCAAATTCGAAGAACGTCTCGTCGCCTTATTCAAGCTATAAAAGAGAGGGAGCATCAGTTGTTAAAAGAGCTAAACACCATTAAAGATAACCGATGTTCGGTTTTAGTGAAACAGAAGgaagaaattgaaagaaaccTTGTTTGCACCATCGACGGGTGTGATTTTTCCGAAGAGATTCTCAAACAGGGAAGGGATGCGGACATACTGATGGTAAACAATTTGATTTGTCAAAGACTTTGCGAATTGCAAGAGATTAAGACAGATGGAGATTTGAGCAGTGTCAAAATAGGGTTTGATCCTGACGAGAGGCCTATTTTAGAAGCTATTAAAGACGCTTTTGGCTCGATAAGTGTGGGACACGAACCACCCGAACAAGCTAACGAGGACCAAATACAGTTAAAAGGATCATTGCCTAATGGTGGAAGCTCCGTCTCATTTGCGTCCGTCGAAGATGAAGAAGCTAGTGCCGGTTCTCTCTCCTCAGAATCGCAAGAGTCTAGGACTGGTACGAGATTGGCTGCGAGTGTGCCCTCTTTAAATGATCCAAATTCCTCCAAAAAGGCAAAGGGTCGCCGTTTTAGTTTTCCTGCCTTAACTATTGGCAAAAAGGCAAGTGAACCTGTTGGCAAACTAACACCAACGGAATTCGTGATTCCGACGACTGACAGCCGAGGTCGTCCGAGAGAAGTCGCCGTTCAGCTCGAGTCGCCCGACGGTAGTGTCATTTCTGCTCAGGTCCTGGACAACAAAAACGGAACCTATTCAATATTTTACTGTCCCCGGTCTCCTGGGGATCATAATCTGTTCGTAAGCTTGACTAGCAAACACATTAAGCACGGTAGACGTATTCTTAATTTCTACGGTTCATTTTCCGGGTTAAAAAGCGAGGAGTTAAGCCTAGTTTGTAAAACATTGTGTTTGATTAAATGGCACGTGACTCCTGGGATGGTCGAAGTGAAAGATGGAAAGAAAAGGCCTGGTGAAATTGGCTTCAAAGAAGTCGGTCAGTCAGAGGCTTAA
- the LOC140926693 gene encoding 5-hydroxytryptamine receptor 4-like, whose protein sequence is MTLSESVAGTVFEITFLSCILTSALIGNVSLFVIVYKKRNILTVTNLFILNLAAADILVSVLSMPTTLITIIKQRWVFGLPACVVSGYITMLSFIASVMSLAMIAINRYFHIVKWNTYNNTFSRKKASVYVAAVWVVSISLACPPLFGWAEYRFIPEKSYCFVYWPANVYFVYFMITVCFFGPLLVIAFSYFKILMFTRNARRKIAVSRNNLTPPLFQRRSAASDVEPKRNGEENFDLDRSKAEVEIPNKLFESRGTEETRITNTFLLMVALFIFCWAPFAVTMFFDVHYSRPLPRTVHMISLLFGYGNSACNPILYGVRNSVFKRELIKLYSKCWPQAVEN, encoded by the coding sequence ATGACATTGAGTGAGTCCGTAGCCGGTACGGTCTTCGAGATCACTTTCCTGTCCTGTATACTTACATCTGCTTTGATTGGTAATGTGAGTTTATTTGTTATCGTTTACAagaagagaaatattttgaccgTCACCAACTTGTTTATTCTTAACTTGGCTGCGGCTGACATCTTGGTATCTGTTCTCAGTATGCCAACTACATTGATCACCATTATCAAACAGCGTTGGGTTTTTGGACTCCCAGCTTGTGTGGTGTCCGGCTATATCACAATGTTATCGTTCATTGCGTCCGTCATGTCTCTCGCCATGATCGCCATCAACCGGTATTTTCACATCGTAAAGTGGAATACGTACAACAACACTTTCTCAAGAAAGAAAGCATCAGTTTACGTAGCAGCCGTTTGGGTTGTGTCCATATCCCTGGCTTGTCCTCCGCTCTTCGGCTGGGCAGAATATCGCTTTATCCCTGAAAAATCCTATTGCTTCGTTTACTGGCCGGCGAACGTCTATTTTGTGTATTTCATGATCACTGTTTGCTTTTTCGGTCCTCTTTTAGTTATAGCCTTTtcttatttcaagattttaatgTTTACTAGGAATGCGAGAAGAAAGATCGCAGTTTCAAGGAATAACTTGACACCTCCTCTATTTCAGCGCCGGTCTGCTGCCTCTGATGTAGAACCCAAAAGGAATGGCGAAGAAAACTTTGATTTAGATCGCAGCAAGGCCGAAGTGGAAATCCCGAATAAACTGTTTGAAAGTAGAGGAACGGAGGAAACTAGAATCACAAACACGTTTCTTTTGATGGTtgccctttttattttttgttgggCGCCCTTCGCTGTAACCATGTTTTTCGATGTCCACTACTCAAGGCCGTTGCCACGGACAGTACACATGATATCGTTGTTGTTTGGCTATGGAAATAGTGCCTGTAATCCAATATTGTATGGAGTACGCAACTCTGTTTTCAAAAGGGAATTGATAAAACTATATTCAAAATGTTGGCCGCAGGCTGTAGAGAACTGA
- the LOC140927907 gene encoding E3 ubiquitin-protein ligase TRIM71-like — protein sequence MRRWKTWESLSVEDYFDEITQPTRWNSFETLDKMSLNDGGLKLAQKSTSNQSVISDPSALCSVCKQPFHRPRFLRCLHSFCKSCIESLAGKTSGEAEGTVVCPICSFPSELGSKGIEELPVNFLILKNPSYVVEERKSPIKCGNCEDNSEATGQCSECKEYLCDKCTAAHRRVRVTRDHHIIPLSELGKENDDNNNVWNPDNCSEHNREEVTYFCSTCNKPICRECTVVSHPKTTHSFEPLKDASNKHRQEITALLDTIKLRTPFVKRALLEIEEACEDIPRHTIAMEEQIRSSTARYIRALKQREEQLLDDLGAMREYKATLLEQQKERLYKGFRGIESNCGLVEKLLQEGNAAEVARVKDFMTGRLRGLTSVIQDMSPSEGPEFDYVTEEDLLFDVISRGGKLESRTRAPAVRLIGEGLYNAAVGKTSSFVLAVREDASINKANVDVRIETPDLVILTCVINEHSSKLFTLSYTPRIHGEHVITVLVNEEHVEESPYTVTVKKGHMCFATKSLPVCLRFGYKGKGRGEFRNPSDVAVASNGVIAVADSLNDRIKLFTSKGGFMRQFGGSGDEVGRFSSPTGLCFSQSGQIVVADQQNNRVQVFSLDGLLCKVIQNKGRNGGSFKNPTGVAVDEEGQLLVTDQQNHRVVIFNNLGVYCNQFGSLGTKDGEFNNPSYIAVTQEGEIFVTDTSNHRVQIFDSMGKFQRKFGRPGTGDGEFHYPSGITVDSSGYIFVSDRTNRVQVFNSHLRFVTKFGGKISGDGQLSNPQGIDYTPEGRIAVADTGNNSVKVFYFPNE from the coding sequence ATGAGGCGCTGGAAAACCTGGGAAAGTTTATCTGTTGAGGATTATTTCGACGAAATTACGCAACCGACTCGCTGGAACTCATTTGAAACTCTGGACAAGATGTCATTAAATGACGGTGGATTAAAGCTGGCACAGAAATCCACAAGTAACCAAAGTGTTATAAGCGACCCGTCTGCGCTATGTTCTGTTTGCAAGCAACCCTTTCATCGGCCTAGGTTTCTACGATGTCTTCACAGCTTTTGCAAGAGCTGCATCGAAAGTCTTGCTGGAAAAACAAGTGGAGAAGCCGAAGGAACCGTTGTCTGCCCTATATGTTCATTCCCGAGTGAACTTGGAAGTAAAGGAATTGAAGAACTGCCTGTGAACTTTCTTATACTCAAAAATCCGAGTTACGTGGTAGAGGAAAGAAAAAGTCCAATCAAGTGTGGAAATTGTGAAGATAACTCCGAAGCCACCGGCCAATGCAGTGAATGCAAGGAATATTTGTGTGACAAGTGCACAGCTGCTCATAGAAGAGTGCGTGTTACGAGAGACCATCACATAATTCCTCTGAGTGAGTTAGGGAAAGAAAATGACGATAATAACAATGTTTGGAACCCCGATAACTGCTCGGAGCACAACCGTGAAGAAGTGACGTACTTCTGCTCAACATGCAACAAACCTATTTGTCGAGAATGCACTGTTGTGAGTCATCCAAAAACAACTCACTCATTCGAACCACTTAAAGATGCATCGAACAAGCACAGGCAAGAAATAACTGCGCTCTTGGATACGATTAAACTAAGGACTCCTTTTGTAAAAAGAGCTTTGCTAGAGATCGAGGAGGCATGTGAAGATATACCTCGACACACAATTGCAATGGAAGAGCAAATTCGAAGTTCAACAGCACGCTATATAAGAGCGTTGAAACAACGCGAAGAACAGTTGTTGGACGATCTGGGAGCCATGAGAGAATATAAAGCCACATTGCTGGAACAGCAAAAGGAACGTTTATACAAAGGATTTAGGGGTATTGAGAGCAACTGTGGTTTGGTGGAAAAGTTACTTCAAGAAGGAAACGCAGCTGAAGTCGCCAGGGTAAAAGATTTTATGACAGGACGACTTCGAGGTTTAACAAGCGTGATTCAAGACATGTCACCATCCGAGGGACCTGAATTTGATTACGTCACTGAGGAGGACCTACTGTTTGACGTCATCAGCCGAGGTGGAAAGCTGGAGAGCCGCACCAGGGCTCCCGCTGTGCGCCTTATCGGGGAGGGACTGTACAACGCTGCAGTAGGCAAGACCTCAAGTTTTGTTTTAGCTGTGCGAGAAGATGCTTCGATAAACAAAGCAAACGTGGATGTTCGGATTGAAACTCCTGATCTGGTTATACTCACTTGTGTCATTAATGAACATAGTTCAAAGCTTTTCACGCTCAGTTACACACCTAGAATTCATGGTGAACACGTGATTACCGTCCTGGTGAATGAAGAACACGTAGAAGAAAGCCCTTACACAGTGACTGTAAAGAAAGGTCACATGTGCTTTGCCACCAAGTCGCTCCCAGTTTGCTTACGCTTTGGTTACAAAGGTAAAGGACGGGGCGAATTCAGAAACCCATCCGATGTTGCCGTGGCCAGTAATGGAGTTATCGCAGTTGCCGACTCACTAAATGATAGAATTAAACTGTTTACAAGCAAAGGAGGATTTATGCGGCAGTTTGGAGGCTCTGGAGATGAAGTTGGCAGGTTTAGCTCGCCAACTGGTCTTTGCTTTTCCCAGAGTGGGCAAATAGTCGTCGCTGATCAACAAAACAACCGCGTGCAAGTGTTCAGTTTGGACGGATTGCTTTGTAAAGTAATTCAAAATAAAGGGCGAAATGGGGGGAGTTTTAAGAATCCCACGGGTGTTGCTGTTGACGAAGAAGGGCAACTGCTGGTAACAGATCAACAGAATCACAGAGTCGTGATTTTTAACAACCTGGGCGTTTATTGCAACCAGTTTGGGTCCCTGGGAACCAAAGATGGTGAGTTTAACAACCCCTCCTACATCGCCGTCACTCAAGAGGGCGAGATATTTGTCACGGATACCTCAAACCATCGAGTGCAGATTTTTGACTCGATGGGAAAGTTTCAACGAAAATTTGGGAGGCCCGGAACTGGGGATGGGGAGTTTCACTATCCCTCGGGAATAACAGTTGATTCATCCGGGTATATTTTCGTTTCTGATCGAACCAATCGCGTTCAAGTATTCAACTCTCACTTACGTTTCGTCACCAAGTTTGGCGGGAAAATAAGTGGCGACGGACAGCTAAGCAACCCGCAAGGCATTGACTACACCCCAGAAGGCCGGATTGCTGTGGCCGACACTGGAAATAATTCCGTCAAGGTTTTCTACTTCCCAAACGAGTAA
- the LOC140927908 gene encoding mitochondrial ribonuclease P catalytic subunit-like, whose translation MAARVMSFLRCRVCLTKLSNGRATNVRHCIALGVRWCFTSLEPQEKLEETKKFSGDIHKRLHVDDIRRLCQQTDMKRTNVLQLFNQFLQLPEQYRTAFVNSALYWFSYYGKVNEAHELKTLMENNEIPKNSSTYSSLAVLYSKSSDFGDIKSLIEEMRKDGLKPKSRHFVPFFKAAVSKGDLTSAFHSLNEMQQTTAYSERNTDKYTAIIRACTGYKDDNVVSKVFAMFSEFQKYRDLMSSDTLEAVKLWFERQEKPKWVTSWSTASTTFHCQVCKQKLETGEFSEAELEELKHPLAKHLWKKHKGVKQIRCFTSAGNYIDYVRPEQLNKAPESVELFIKTTGPYDVVIDGLNVAYFTGFFDPRKVENTVLHFVNQKKRVLVVSSSPMTLKAKTKKGAQTALGSLMSFLSNHEQCGVFCLAESSMDDLYFLSAAMHCGAGTQLVSCDRFYDHISGMDPLMKVQFRRWQNLYQMELDRFVGNDPVFATKKPFDYAVQTTGDTWHFPAKDENRWLCVRKGEN comes from the exons ATGGCGGCGAGAGTGATGAGTTTTCTTCGTTGCAGAGTATGTTTAACAAAACTATCGAACGGAAGGGCAACCAACGTAAGACACTGCATCGCGTTAGGAGTAAGGTGGTGTTTTACGTCTTTAGAACCACAGGAAAAGcttgaagaaacaaaaaaattcagtgGCGACATTCACAAACGTTTGCACGTGGACGACATCCGAAGGCTCTGCCAGCAGACGGATATGAAACGTACCAAtgttttgcaactttttaatcaattcttacAACTTCCCGAGCAGTATCGAACAGCATTTGTTAACTCTGCGTTATACTGGTTTTCTTATTACGGCAAGGTCAACGAAGCTCATGAACTTAAAACTCTAatggaaaacaatgaaattCCGAAGAATTCGTCAACTTACTCTTCTCTTGCAGTCTTGTATTCTAAGTCCAGTGATTTTGGAGACATTAAGAGCCTTATTGAAGAGATGAGAAAAGATGGTCTGAAGCCAAAATCTCGACACTTTGTTCCGTTCTTTAAGGCAGCTGTCTCTAAAGGTGATCTGACATCTGCGTTTCATTCTTTAAATGAAATGCAGCAAACTACCGCTTACAGTGAACGAAACACTGATAAATATACTGCAATTATTCGCGCTTGTACAGGGTATAAAGATGACAATGTAGTGAGCAAAGTATTTGCAATGTTTTCTGAGTTTCAAAAGTATCGAGACTTGATGAGCAGTGACACTCTTGAGGCAGTTAAGCTGTGGTTTGAAAG GCAAGAAAAACCCAAATGGGTAACTTCCTGGTCAACTGCATCCACAAC ATTTCACTGTCAAGTCTGCAAACAGAAGCTGGAAACTGGTGAATTTTCTGAAGCAGAATTGGAAGAGTTAAAGCACCCCCTTGCCAAACATCTGTGGAAAAAACACAAAGGTGTTAAGCAAATAAGGTGCTTTACTTCAGCTGGAAACTACATTGATTATGTCCGACCAGAACAACTGAACAAGGCCCCTGAAAGTGTAGAGTTGTTTATCAAAACCACAGGACCCTATGATGTTGTCATAGATGGACTCAACGTTGCATACTTCACAGGATTTTTTGATCCTAGAAAG GTAGAAAACACAGTGTTGCATTTTGTGAATCAAAAGAAGCGAGTTTTGGTTGTGAGCTCTAGTCCAATGACTCTAAAGGCCAAAACAAAGAAAGGCGCTCAAACAGCCCTTGGATCTCTGATGAGTTTTTTGAGTAATCATGAGCAGTGTGGTGTATTTTGTTTGGCGGAAAG CTCAATGGATGACTTATATTTTCTGAGCgctgcaatgcattgtggtgcAGGAACACAGCTTGTGTCATGTGACCGGTTTTATGATCACATCAGTGGAATGGACCCACTGATGAAAGTTCAGTTCAGAAGATGGCAAAATCTCTATCAAATGGAGCTGGACAGATTTGTTGGGAATGACCCAGTGTTTGCC ACTAAGAAGCCGTTTGACTACGCTGTTCAAACCACTGGGGACACTTGGCACTTCCCAGCGAAGGACGAAAATCGTTGGTTATGTGTCCgaaaaggagaaaattaa